From a single Adhaeribacter swui genomic region:
- a CDS encoding SGNH/GDSL hydrolase family protein yields the protein MKYCLLIFTLTVIFSCETKLTRQIVFDGDSMTTPKPKDGGTEWPILLRQQVGPGYVGWQNFAVAGQTLAQMLEDQQIQVIPACTKNRAILMVWGGINDLHHGSNADALATMIKAYHQRANSNYITTFAFTLTASQYAKYAPTENQRESERLKFNRWLRTNWQKIGADALVDLAADKRIGNFDSVANRKYFQADKLHMNQGGRAVVAELVKAQL from the coding sequence ATGAAATACTGTTTACTCATATTCACTCTTACAGTAATCTTTTCTTGTGAGACAAAGCTTACTAGACAGATTGTATTTGATGGGGATAGTATGACTACTCCCAAACCAAAGGATGGTGGCACGGAGTGGCCCATTTTACTGCGGCAGCAAGTAGGACCAGGTTATGTTGGATGGCAGAACTTTGCCGTAGCTGGGCAGACTTTAGCTCAAATGCTGGAAGATCAGCAAATCCAGGTAATTCCGGCCTGTACGAAGAACCGGGCCATTTTAATGGTTTGGGGTGGTATAAACGACTTACACCACGGATCAAATGCTGATGCTTTAGCCACTATGATCAAGGCTTATCACCAACGCGCTAATAGTAATTACATCACTACCTTTGCTTTTACTTTAACAGCCAGCCAATATGCTAAATATGCTCCCACTGAAAATCAACGAGAGTCAGAACGACTAAAGTTTAATCGGTGGCTCCGAACTAATTGGCAAAAAATTGGCGCGGATGCCTTAGTGGATTTAGCTGCAGATAAGCGGATCGGCAACTTTGATTCTGTTGCCAATCGAAAGTATTTCCAAGCAGACAAATTGCACATGAACCAAGGCGGCCGAGCGGTAGTAGCCGAACTTGTAAAGGCTCAATTATAA
- a CDS encoding LytR/AlgR family response regulator transcription factor encodes MIQCLIVDDEPLAQQILENHILQTPQLQLVQKCANSLEAFEVIHREKIDLLFLDIRMPILSGIEFIQSLKNPPAFIFTTAFSEYAVMSYELQAVDYLLKPITYERFQVSVAKFLKQPIVPQAEKSYSYFKVNGKLIKVEHAAIIYVQSVKDYLLINTGQSKYITHMTMKSLVELLPSTLFRRVHRSFLINVSHITAISKSTIELGKTRVPVGEKYRQNLLH; translated from the coding sequence ATGATACAGTGCCTTATAGTGGATGATGAACCTTTGGCCCAGCAGATATTGGAAAACCACATTTTACAAACGCCTCAACTACAACTAGTACAAAAATGTGCCAATTCCCTGGAAGCCTTTGAAGTTATACACCGGGAAAAGATAGATTTACTTTTCCTGGACATTCGCATGCCCATCTTAAGTGGTATCGAGTTTATCCAATCTTTAAAAAATCCCCCCGCTTTTATTTTTACTACGGCTTTTTCCGAGTACGCGGTGATGAGTTATGAATTGCAAGCCGTCGACTACCTGTTAAAGCCTATTACTTATGAGCGGTTTCAAGTTAGTGTGGCTAAGTTCTTAAAACAGCCCATTGTACCCCAAGCGGAAAAAAGCTACTCTTACTTTAAAGTCAACGGCAAATTAATCAAGGTGGAGCATGCTGCTATTATCTACGTCCAATCCGTTAAAGACTACCTACTAATAAACACCGGTCAAAGTAAATATATCACCCACATGACCATGAAATCCTTAGTGGAATTACTGCCTTCCACGTTGTTTCGCCGGGTACACCGCTCTTTCTTGATAAACGTTTCCCATATTACCGCCATAAGTAAATCAACAATCGAGCTGGGTAAAACAAGGGTGCCTGTAGGAGAGAAATATAGGCAGAATTTACTTCATTAA
- a CDS encoding sensor histidine kinase, which yields MINGLVSQISFSPVNFISSQGINFKKSIKLNFSLFYICRELLVISALGYFIKSAKQEQQLQRIHKQQLQAELTYLKVQLQPHFFFNTLNNIYALILQDSVQAAPLVARLAEMMRYIIYEASKPLVQLQQEIDFLKHYVAVEAVRYSGQTRILFDTQGIRDTAQIEPLLLLPLVENSFKHGLAEETNAGFVQIIISLMGKELFTEISNSKAGLVRNPPKGIGLENVLKRLDLLYPGRYTMEINNGETVYELRLTIQLKSHDTVPYSG from the coding sequence TTGATTAATGGGCTCGTTTCTCAAATAAGCTTTTCTCCGGTAAATTTTATTTCTTCCCAAGGGATTAATTTTAAAAAAAGTATTAAGCTAAACTTTAGCCTCTTTTATATCTGTCGGGAGCTTTTGGTGATAAGCGCCTTGGGATATTTCATCAAGTCAGCTAAACAAGAACAGCAACTGCAAAGGATACACAAGCAACAACTACAGGCAGAGTTAACGTATTTAAAAGTGCAGCTACAACCGCATTTCTTTTTTAATACCCTCAATAATATTTACGCGCTAATTCTCCAGGATTCCGTGCAAGCGGCTCCGCTTGTAGCCCGGTTGGCAGAAATGATGCGCTACATTATTTATGAGGCTTCCAAACCTTTGGTTCAACTCCAGCAGGAAATTGATTTTCTGAAGCATTACGTGGCAGTGGAAGCGGTGCGTTACTCCGGCCAAACCAGAATCCTATTTGATACCCAAGGAATAAGGGACACGGCTCAGATTGAACCGCTCTTACTATTACCCTTGGTAGAAAACTCCTTTAAACATGGTTTAGCGGAAGAAACTAACGCAGGTTTTGTGCAGATCATTATCAGCCTGATGGGAAAGGAGCTGTTTACTGAAATTAGTAACAGTAAGGCCGGTTTAGTTCGTAACCCGCCAAAAGGAATTGGTTTAGAGAATGTATTGAAAAGACTCGACCTTCTTTATCCTGGCCGGTATACGATGGAGATAAATAACGGGGAGACCGTTTATGAATTGCGGTTAACTATTCAACTAAAATCACATGATACAGTGCCTTATAGTGGATGA
- a CDS encoding TlpA family protein disulfide reductase, which translates to MTATLLIPALLFGVMSTFHQFRISERTAKIALGKSEPPQAILDKVKKAQAALQTISYTMERTDTLVTGDVRTMRGKVKLQVAIQDSIFGFKFVARKDSEPGERIYDGHVGYETYPGTKTYRLLTEASRVRQLLNGGGGHLVLEDLVRINTSQVTTMHLREDAQHYYLTFNYRDLEEYDVRKRYKVFTIAKSSLLPVALRSHQETLGKIQDLSYRITGLLVNDPAFSYNFSELSFLKDYNQVLEVHANRPVMNLKDKPFPPFALRSFGNDPVSSAPLKGQVVLLDFWEVWCSPCIEALPKMEQLYSTYKKRGLQVYGIVNDLKQLEAAKALVRKRGLSYAMLIGNEALRKDYHLTGAVPLYILIDKKGQVRMISEGFPAELEAIIQKVLTE; encoded by the coding sequence ATGACAGCCACGTTACTAATTCCGGCTCTTTTATTTGGGGTGATGAGTACTTTCCACCAGTTCAGGATTTCTGAACGTACTGCTAAAATTGCATTAGGTAAATCTGAACCACCCCAAGCCATTCTGGATAAGGTAAAAAAAGCACAAGCCGCGTTACAAACAATCTCTTATACCATGGAACGGACCGATACGCTGGTTACCGGTGACGTCCGCACCATGCGGGGAAAGGTAAAGCTGCAGGTCGCTATTCAAGACAGTATTTTTGGTTTTAAGTTCGTGGCCCGGAAAGATAGTGAACCAGGCGAAAGAATTTATGACGGACACGTGGGATATGAAACTTACCCGGGTACTAAAACTTACCGATTACTAACGGAGGCTTCTCGCGTGCGGCAATTATTAAACGGGGGTGGGGGGCATCTCGTCCTGGAAGATCTTGTTCGAATTAATACCTCCCAAGTGACGACTATGCATCTTCGGGAAGATGCCCAACATTATTATCTTACCTTTAACTACCGTGATCTGGAGGAATACGATGTTCGCAAACGCTATAAAGTTTTTACTATCGCTAAGTCCAGCCTGCTACCTGTTGCCTTGAGGAGCCATCAGGAGACCTTAGGAAAGATTCAAGATTTATCCTACCGGATAACCGGGTTGCTGGTAAATGATCCTGCTTTCAGCTATAATTTCTCCGAACTGTCCTTCCTTAAAGATTATAATCAGGTGCTAGAAGTACACGCTAATAGGCCGGTGATGAACTTAAAAGATAAACCGTTTCCCCCCTTTGCTCTTCGTTCCTTTGGAAATGATCCGGTATCTTCGGCGCCATTAAAAGGTCAGGTTGTCTTGCTTGATTTTTGGGAAGTCTGGTGCAGCCCCTGTATCGAAGCGCTGCCGAAGATGGAACAATTATATAGCACGTATAAAAAGCGTGGTTTACAGGTCTACGGTATCGTAAATGACTTAAAACAACTGGAAGCAGCAAAAGCTTTGGTACGTAAAAGAGGTTTAAGTTATGCGATGTTGATAGGGAATGAAGCGTTACGAAAAGATTATCATTTAACGGGGGCAGTTCCGCTATATATCTTAATTGATAAAAAAGGCCAAGTTCGGATGATAAGCGAAGGCTTTCCCGCTGAGCTAGAAGCAATCATTCAAAAAGTGCTTACAGAGTAA
- a CDS encoding erythromycin esterase family protein, with product MKRLITLLLLSFIILTSFAQTRDLVKELNQRAIPLDSTFSFTQAANSTLLKNLTQYRALGLGEATHGTHEFFLAKANIIKKLIGFHQFDRIGLEAPYAEVEDLNQYLIDGKGDLNEILKSFRQYTYETREFVDLIKHLKMHNATAKTKVLFYGYDFQSPYKAMSNLRSALKDPPALSAADSLIATFNSLSNELYGHQVAVDTYNRIIQDSKKMYQELDKISNPALLKNLNNYRQFLRMNDPQFSSDMGKASELRDSLMANNILEELNRGHRMIVWAHNGHVQKTKSKFSQSMGQHLSRSLKTDYAAMGLATYQGFYTGYNNNAQGVVRTNRLVVPKTSQIEYYLNQVKHKNFIISTDKLLVPAMIVEHRLLGYGVTDDQFQSGNMVDAFDYILFISNTSGSWNHYLKKQ from the coding sequence ATGAAAAGACTGATAACCCTTCTTCTGCTATCGTTCATTATACTTACATCCTTTGCCCAGACCAGGGATTTGGTTAAAGAATTAAACCAGCGGGCGATCCCTCTTGATAGTACTTTTTCTTTCACCCAAGCAGCCAATTCCACTTTACTCAAAAACTTAACTCAATACAGAGCCTTGGGCCTTGGGGAAGCGACTCATGGTACGCATGAATTTTTCCTGGCCAAGGCAAATATCATTAAAAAGTTAATTGGGTTCCATCAATTTGACAGAATCGGATTGGAAGCTCCCTATGCCGAAGTAGAAGATCTTAATCAATATCTAATAGATGGAAAAGGCGACTTGAATGAAATTCTAAAAAGCTTCCGCCAGTACACCTATGAAACCCGGGAGTTTGTAGATCTTATTAAGCACCTGAAAATGCATAATGCGACGGCCAAGACAAAGGTTTTATTTTATGGTTATGATTTTCAAAGTCCTTACAAAGCAATGAGCAATCTGCGTTCCGCTTTGAAAGACCCACCAGCGCTATCCGCCGCTGACAGCTTGATAGCTACTTTCAACTCGCTGAGTAATGAGCTTTACGGGCACCAAGTGGCTGTAGACACCTATAACAGAATAATTCAGGATAGTAAAAAGATGTACCAGGAACTCGATAAGATTAGCAATCCCGCTCTTCTAAAGAACCTGAATAACTATCGCCAGTTCTTACGAATGAACGATCCGCAGTTTTCCAGCGATATGGGAAAAGCCTCGGAACTGAGAGATTCACTCATGGCCAACAATATTTTAGAGGAGCTAAATAGGGGTCACCGGATGATCGTTTGGGCTCATAATGGGCATGTGCAGAAAACAAAAAGTAAATTCTCCCAATCCATGGGGCAGCACTTATCCCGCTCCTTAAAGACAGATTATGCGGCCATGGGATTAGCTACATACCAAGGATTTTATACCGGGTATAATAACAATGCACAGGGAGTAGTGCGTACCAACCGGTTAGTGGTTCCCAAAACATCCCAAATTGAATACTACTTAAATCAAGTAAAGCACAAAAACTTTATTATAAGTACAGATAAATTGCTTGTTCCCGCGATGATTGTGGAGCATCGGCTATTGGGCTACGGGGTGACGGACGATCAATTTCAGTCAGGAAACATGGTGGATGCTTTTGACTATATCCTTTTTATTTCTAACACCAGTGGCTCCTGGAATCACTATTTAAAAAAGCAGTAG